A segment of the Agarivorans albus genome:
CTAGTCACTGGTCGTGACGCCAGCACATCTTATAGCTAGTGTTTTCAACTTAGTCACAAGCAAAACCGTTTTCTTGGAGTATAAATGGCCACAATTAAAGACGTAGCAGCTGCCGCCGGTGTTTCTGTCGCCACCGTATCTCGGGTGGTCAATAATGGCCCCAAAGTAAGTGCCAAAAACCGCGACCTTGTAAAGAAGGTGATGTTAGAGCTAGGCTATCGGCCTAACGCCAATGCCCGCGCTCTGGTTACCCAAACCAACCCTACTTTAGGTTTAGTGTTTAGTGAGCTAACAGACCCATTTTTTGCCACACTAGCTGGCGGGGTAGAGAAAGTAACCCGCAACAACAATATCCAGTTATTGATCAGTAACGGTTTAGTTAGTGCAGAGAGTGAAAAGCGCGCCATTGAAACGCTTTTAGAACAGCGTTGTCAGGCCTTGGTGGTGCACTCTAAAGCCTTAAGCAATCAAGCCTTAATTGACTACGCAGAAGCCGTTCCAGCTTTAGTGTTAATTAACCGCTATATCCCAGAAATAGCTCACCGTTGTGTATGGTTAGACAACCAAGCCGGCGGAGAAGCAGCCGCCCGTCACTTGTTATCATTAGGCCACAAAAACATTGCCTGCATAACAAGTAGCTACGACATCGAAGATCCACGCTTGCGTTTAGAAGGTGTTAAGTCGGTATTGAGTGAAGAAGGCATGCCCTTAGCTGAACATGCCATTGCCTCATCTGATCCTAATGAAATTGGCGGCGAGATTGCGGCGCAAAACCTATTAGCGCGCGGCTTAGACTTTACCGCCCTAATTGTTTACAACGATTCCATGGCGTCTGGCGCCATCACCGTACTTTGCGACAACGGCTATCGAGTACCCGAAGATGTATCGGTAATAGGCTTTGATGACGTATTACTCTCTCGCTACTTGCGCCCAAAACTCACCACCATGCGTTACCCCATTGAGATGATGGCGATGGAAGCCGCCGAGATGTCTTTAGCGTTAGCCAGTGGCGAAAGTGTTGCACCTATTCATAAATACGTGCCTACGCTGGTAAAACGCGATTCGGTAAGCCAACCTAAAGACTAAACAAGCTAAATACCTAATTTATCTCGCAGGTTGTAATACACCGCACCCAATGCGGTGAATGGCACCTTTAAATGCCGCCCTCCTGGGAAACGATAGTGATTAAGTGAAGCAAATACATCAAAACGCTGCGCTTGGTCACTAAGCACTTCGGCTAACAACTTACCGGCCAAATGAGTACAGGTTAAGCCATGACCGCTGTAACCCTGCAAGTAATATATGTTGCTATCGAGCCTACCAAACTGAGGCATTCTCGAGTAAGTAAGCAAGAAGTTTCCGGTCCATGCGTAATCAATCGCGGTCCCTTTTAGTTGCGGGAACAGGGCCTCGAATTTAGGCCTAATTTGCTTTTCTATAGACGCCAAAGGCTTAGCGCCATAAACCACTCCTCCGCCAAACAATAAACGTTTATCTCCGGTCAAACGGTAGTAATCAAGCAAGTAGTTACAATCTTCCACACAGTAGTTT
Coding sequences within it:
- a CDS encoding substrate-binding domain-containing protein gives rise to the protein MATIKDVAAAAGVSVATVSRVVNNGPKVSAKNRDLVKKVMLELGYRPNANARALVTQTNPTLGLVFSELTDPFFATLAGGVEKVTRNNNIQLLISNGLVSAESEKRAIETLLEQRCQALVVHSKALSNQALIDYAEAVPALVLINRYIPEIAHRCVWLDNQAGGEAAARHLLSLGHKNIACITSSYDIEDPRLRLEGVKSVLSEEGMPLAEHAIASSDPNEIGGEIAAQNLLARGLDFTALIVYNDSMASGAITVLCDNGYRVPEDVSVIGFDDVLLSRYLRPKLTTMRYPIEMMAMEAAEMSLALASGESVAPIHKYVPTLVKRDSVSQPKD